The stretch of DNA GATCTTAGGCTCTGCGAAGTCATGTCCCATTCCTAGCAACATGCTCACTCAGATCTAACACTCCCTCTTCAAACTCTGGTGACCACCGCATTCTTCAGGTAATGAATCTTCAATCCGGTCCGGTGGAGGCAAGAATCGCGGCGGTGTATAGAGGATGGTTGCTCAATCCAACCTCCATACCCTGGAATCCACGAGAGCCCAGAAGATGCCAAACTCCTTGGTTAACCATCGTGACTATGCAACTCAACCCTCTTGTCCCCCACCGACTTCTGCCGCGAACCGCAGCTTCGATTAGCGGATGAGCATCCAGAAAGCTCCACTGCGACCAAACGCGACTTGACCAGATGCTTCTCGAGCAACCAAAGAGCGAAGCCACCGTCGCATCGGATGGGAGACAATACCACACCTCTGTTGCCGGAGAAGAAACCCACCCACCACTgctgaccttctgtagatccaAAACCTCCATGAAACACCGCCCACCTTACCTGACAATCAACACCAAACCAACCCGCAAAGTACCGCCTCTTTAAATTTGAGTCCAGTTGATTAAACTATTTCAGATCCGAAATCTATTCAAATTAAGGTAGCCTTAATCTGTGAAGAGCGAAGTTCCATATCACCATACTAAAAATCACATGGGAAGATGATCCCTCGTTTCTGAGAAATCTAAGCGTAagcaacacaaaagagagactTGCAAATCCTAAGATACTAATCTTTGATCTTGTTGGAAGCCTATCCAACTAGGTTGGTTATCCACATGTTAAATGTATTCCAGGCAGGGTGTCACTCTTTAAACCATACTGAGTACTGACACATATGTCTTCAacgtgttttgtttttattgggCCGCATATGGGCTGCGGTTTGTGTCTAATGTGTATAACTTGCTCGGCAAGTCTTGTGTAGGGTTTCTTAGAGATTGAGTCGTGTATATAAACGTTGTAACGCCGTTGTTTAATAAGAGACACACACATATTCTCTtaattctacatggtatcagagcaaaatcCTGAAACCTAAActttcgtttctcaatttttttctctcaaatttttCTCTCGATCAGttgatctctgtttttttttccttctttcttctgttTACCCTTTGTTTGATCAGTTGATCATtggttttttttcaaatctcgTGTGTGgagatttctttgtttctctttgtttcgtTCTCGTTATTTGGtgcctttgtttttttctttctaaacttTTCACGACATGACTACACAAGGAACACAATCTGTTACGACATCCGGAGCTCTCGCCGCCGTTGGTTCAACAGGCGGAGAAAACACGGTGATGGCTTCATACTCTACGTCTTCAACGGACAACCCTGGCGCTATGATCTCCGCTGTTACTTTAACCGGAGACAACTACAACGAATGGGCTTCGGAGATGCTCAATGCTCTTCGtgcgaagaagaagactggTTTTATTGACGGTTCCTTGAAGAGACCCGGAGCAGATAGCTCTGATTTGGAATCATGGACTTCGGTCAATTCCATGGTTGTTGGGTGGTTACGTACCTCGATCACACCTCGTGTACGCTCCACAGTTTCATATCACACTAGTGCTCGTGATCTTTGGGAAAATTTGCGCAAACGTTTCTCGGTTGGGAACAAAGTACGCGTTAATCATCTTCGTTCTCAAATCGCTCTTTGTCGCCAGGAGGGACAGTCCGTAATTGATTATTACGGGAAGCTTGCAGCTTTGTGGGATGAGCTATACACTTACAAACCTCTTCCGGTGTGTTCTTGTGATGGTTGTACTTGTGGTGTTTACACAACGATTGCcgcagagagagaagaggagaaggtGAATCAGTTTGTCATGGGTCTTGACGAAACAAAGTTTGCGAATGTGATTCATTCGATTATTGATGCTGATCCTTCTCCCGCTTTGGATCAAGCTTACTCACGAGTTATCCGTGAAGAACAGAGGATCTTGGCGGCTCGGTCTCGTGAACAACAGCAGGATGCTGTTGGTTTTGTTGCTCGACGTGACTCTCTTTCTTCTGCTCCGATCAGTGGGGATCAACGTGTGGAAACTTCAGGTCGGGAGCGTAGTTTGCTCTGTTCTCATTGTGGTCGCACTGGTCATGAAAAGGCGTTTTGTTGGCAATTGGTTGGATATCCGGAATGGTATACCGAACGTAACGTTCGGAACAGCGGCCGAGGTTCTGCTGCTGCTCGCGGTCGTGGTAGAGGagctggtcgtggacgtggtcaAGCTGTTGCTGCCTATACTACCAGTCCTAACATCACTCTCTCTGATTTTTCTCCTGAACAGTGGAAAGCTCTTTCCTTGGTTGCTCTCGAAAAGATGAAAAGCAATCCCGATAAGCTCTCTGGTAAGATTCCTGGCGATGTGATCATTGACACAGGCGCCTCTCATCACATGACGGGAAATATTTCTCTTCTTACTGATTTGGTTGACACACCATCTTGCTCGGTTGGGTTTGCTGATGGTAGTGTTACGTTTTCAAATCGTAAAGGCATTCTCCATCTCACGGATCGTGTATCCTTGTTGGATGTTCTTTATGTTCCCAACTTAAACTGTTCTCTAATATCGGTTTCGAAGATTCTCAAGCAAATGAAGAATTGTTTTGCGTTATTTACCGATACTCTTTGTGTTTTACAGGACCGTTTCACGAGGACCCTGATTGGAGCCGGTGAAGAGCGTGATGGGGTCTACTATTTAACGGATGTGGCAACTACTAATGTGACTCGTGTGGCGGCTTCGGTTGATCAGACTTTGTGGCATCAGCGGTTGGGCCATCCGGCGTTTTCTGTTCTTTCTTCATTACCCGTTTTTTCTGGTATTTCAAATTGTGCTAGTCCTCGTCCTTGTGACGTTTGTTATCGGGCTAAGCAAACTCGTGATGTTTTTTATGATAGTATCAATAAGACAACAGAGTGTTTTGAATTAATCCATGTTGATGTTTGGGGACCATACCGTGTTGCTTCTTCTTGTGGAGCTGTTTATTTTTTAACGATAGTTGATGATTTTTCCCGTTCTGTTTGGACGCATCTTCTTATTGCCAAGTCTGAAGTACGACGGGTGATAGAAAATTTTTGTGCTTATTCCGAACGTCAGTTTGATAAGAAAGTCAAGATGGTGCGTAGCGATAACGGTACAGAGTTTATTTGTTTGGGAAAGTTTTTTGCAAGTCAAGGGATTATCCACCAGACCTCTTGCGTTGGTACACCTCAACAGAATGGTCGTGTTGAGCGTAAACACCGTCACATTCTTAACGTTGCTCGATCTCTGTTATTTCAAGCTGGTTTGCCGGTTTTCTTCTGGGGAGAGGCTGTTCTTACTGCTGCATATGTTATTAATCGCACTCCTTCCAAGCTACATAAGGGACGATCACCCTATGAGGTTTTAACCGGTATCAAACCAGACTATGGCCAGTTGCGTGTATTTGGTTCTTCTTGTCATACACATTTGCGCGCTCGCGATAAGGACAAGTTTGGCTCGCGGAGTCGTCACTGTATATTTGTTGGTTACCCTTTTGGCAAGAAAGGTTGGAGGGTTTATGACTTGACAACCAATGAATTTTTGGTCTCTCGAGATGTGGTGTTTCACGAGACCGTGTTTCCATATTTACAAAAGCCTAATGTGTCAACGTCTATTACGGAACTACCGGTTCTCACCGATGGTGATTGGGAATTCCAACCCGGTTCCGGTGACAGGGGGAGTAGTAGCTCCGTGACTTTAGACTCTGCTTCTCCGACTACCACTCCACCGGTGACTCACGAACCTGAGGAAGTCTCTCCCTCTAACGTTCATCACGCTCTCCCCTCTCCTCTCATTATCGAGTCCTCGTCTACGGGTTCAGGTAACACAAAGTATCCTCTCACGCACTATATTGCTGATGATTTGTTCTCTTCTCCGCATCGTGCTTTTCTTGCAGCTGTTACTACGGGTATGGAACCCTCTTGTTTTAGCGATGCTGTGCAAGACGAACGGTGGAATAATGCCATGGTTAGTGAAGTCGATGCACTCGAGCTTAACAATACAATGAGCATTGTCGATTTACCTCCCGGAAAGAAAGCTCTTGGAAACAAATGGGTGTATAAAATCAAGTATAATACGGATGGGTCTATTGAGCGATATAAAGCTCGTCTTGTGGTTCTTGGCAATAGACAAGTGGCTGGCCGTGATTTTGAGGAGACTTTTGCTCCTGTTGCTAAAATGTCTACAGTTCGAGGTCTCATGCAAATTATTTCATCTAAAGGATGGGAGGTTCATCAGATGGATGTGCATAATGCGTTTCTTCACGgagatcttgaagaagaagtgtaCATGCAATTGCCTATGGGTTTCCGTCACAAATATCCAAATAAAGTTTGTCGTTTACATAAATCTTTGTATGGTCTTAAGCAAGCACCGAGGTGTTGGTTTGCTAAGTTGGCGAATGCTTTGTTGGAATATGGTTTTGAGGAATCTTATGCAGATTATTCCTTGTTCACTATGACCAGAGGTGATGTAGACTTGCGTGTTCTTGTTTACGTCGACGATATTATTATTTGTGGTAATCACTTACCGTCTTTGACCCAGTTTAAGGAGTATTTGAGCCGGTGTTTTCACATGAAGGATTTAGGGAAGCTTAAGtattttcttggtattgaaGTTGCTCGTAGTACGGAAGGTATTTTCTTATCTCAACGCAAGTATTTGCTTGATATCGTCGCGGAATCCGGACTCCAAGCGGCCATGCCTTCTAAGCTTCCTATGGATCAGAACCATAAACTTGGTCTTGACTCCAGTCCTCTTCTATCGGATCCCATGCGCTACCGGCGACTCGTTGGtcgtttaatttatttaaaggTTACTCGTCCGGAGCTTACTTATCCTATACACATCTTGTCTCAGTTTATGAAAGCTCCTCGTGAGGCACATTGGGATGCTGCGTTACAGGTGGTTCGTTATCTTAAAGGCTCCATTGGTCACGGCATTTTATTGCGAGCTGATACAGATCTCACTCTCACGGCATATTGTGACGCAGATTGGGGTACCTGTCCTTTAACCCGTCGCTCTCTTAGTGCATACTTTATGTTTTTAGGTGGCTGTCCTATTTCATGGAAAACTCAGAAGCAAAAGGCGGTTTCTCGTTCTTCGGCAGAGGCGGAATACCGCTCCATGGCCGATGCTTTGAAGGAAATTATTTGGTTGCGTCAGCTTCTTGAAGATTTTGGGTTCCCACAACACGCTCCGACGAGGTTGTTTTGTGACAACAAAGCTGCTTTACACATTGCGGCAAATCCCATCTTTCACGAACGTACAAAGCACATCGAACGGGATTGTCATTTTGTACGCGACGCTATTCAGGATGGTGTTATCTCGACGGCCCATGTTCGCTCCGAAGATCAACTGGCCGACATATTGACAAAAGCTCTTGGTTTTCAACAGTTTACCCTTCTCATGTCCAAGTTGGGTCTCGTTTCACTTCCTCctccaacttgagggggagtattggcCCGCATATGGGCTGCGGTTTATGTCTAATGTGTATAACTTGCTCGGCAAGTCTTGTGTAGGGTTTCTTAGAGATTGAGTCGTGTATATAAACGTTGTAACGCCGTTGTTTAATAAGAGACACACATATATTCTCTTAATTCTACAGTTTTGCCAAAGTTATGTTCAACTCCGTGAATATGAATAAACGTCGAACACCTTTTAACGAATATGTAGCTATTTTCCCAAGACAATATCCATCATCATGCTAAACAATTTGACCATTAAAACGATTATGGTTCGTTTCACTATCATCATTACTACAGTAAACATTGTTTTTCAGAAAGAGATACTGAAGCTGAAACAGAGAAATCGTTCATATTGATTCTGCAAACAATTTACATCTTTAATTAgagaaaaatttaataattttgtaaaacttaaaaaaaggaggaatctgacgtgattatataaaaattttaaaaaagaaaaaattaaaggtTTGACGTGATCATGCATGGATGATAAGAAAGAGAATGCAATCTGAATAATTAATTGAAGGTAAAAAGAGTTATATTTTTCCATAGTAAATCTTTTTGAAGAGATCTTTAAGATAGTTTTATTTGGGTTTTAATGTATGGGCTTAGTTTAGTCTTGTGCCTTTATTTGTTGGGTGAAACTAAAATTGAACTAATTGATTAttttaaccaaagaaaaaaaaaaaatccgaccTGCCGGAATCGAACCAGCGACCTAAAGATTTGCTGTCACAGACTACAGTcttccgctctaccaactgagctaaggtcggatATTGCACAATTGTTCCCTTCAATAAtttattaacacaaaatttcaaaactcaGAATTAAGCACACTGCAAAGAATTGACATTATTGACTTTTCTCATTGGTTTGGTTCTCTCATCGTTCACATTTCATTTAGCTTCAACTTCTACATGATGGCCACTTCCTGATTCAACTAATCGGTTCGGGTGAGCGGCAAGACTACAAAGCTCTCTTTCTAACTCCATCCAAATTGTTATGTTACAAGAAACCGAACAAAAAATATACCTGATTATATTcgattttgttatgttttacaAATCTACACATTTTGAttctataaataatttgttttacataCTGTTTATATATTCTATTAAACGCTGTTAAGGATGTGACGTCTTCTCTTGATCTTCACCTTGAGCCCACCAGCCATATGAGCCGTTAAAAGAGGAACAAAAACCGGCCGGTCTTTGTTAACCGGCACAATCTCAAACCGACTCAAAACTGAACCAACGACGTATTTCATCTGCATAAACGCCATCTCCTTCCCTACACAAACCCTCGGACCGGCTTGAAAAACCGGAAATTTGTAAGGACTAACGGGTTTCAAAACCGGTTGTGTACTCCCTGGTTCATAATCAAACCACCGGTTCGGTTTAAACTCTTCCGAATCCTTCCCCCACAGCGTCTCCATCCTCCCCATACCATATGGGAAATAAGTCACTTTGTCTCCTTTCTTGAGACGTGTCCCATCAGGCAAAACGTCGTCGTTTGCGGCATGCTTAGAGTCCCACGAAACTGGAGGGTAAAGTCTCATGGCTTCACACAGACACGCCTTCGTGTAGTTCATCTCTTTCAaatcctcaaaccctaaccctaaactcACCAACGGGTCCACTTCTTCTAAAATCTTCCTCTCCACGTCATCGTTTTCAGTCAACGACCAAAACAGCCACGTCATAGCTGCTGACGTCGTATCTCTTCCCGCCATGATAAAACTAATAACCATGTCCCTCACTGCTTCGCCGTCATGGCCGGCGGCTAGAAACCTGGACAGAAGATCTTGCTTCGCTTCTTCTCCGGTTCCGATCTCAAGACTCTTCTTCTTAGCTCTGACAATTTGAGAGACCAACACGTGTACGGTCTTGATCGCTTCTTTCAACCTCCTCTCACTTCCCACGTTTAACACACGCTTCACTTTCCAAACAGCGTAAACCGGCTCCGTGGCACGGCGAGCACTAATCTCAGCCGCGGTGTCAAAAGCCTCCACGAGTGGATTCACGGATCGGGTCAGATCCAAACAATCCGGATCCCAACCCAACGAGACTTTACAAACAACGTCGAAAGCAAAACGTTTCAAAACATCTTGCAAGTCCAGGGTCGTCCCAACATCAGCAGCCGCGGATAGCACCGTGACGAGACGGTTCTCCACTTCGTCTTTAAGAACCTCAAAAGCAAAACTCCTAAGCGAGCGAGTCGAGAACTCGTGGCTAGCAAGTTTACGCTGCGAGCTCCATGAGTGACCGTCGACGTTGAATATGCCTCCACCAAGGAGGTCACCGAGAAGATCAGTAAACGGTTTACCTTTAGGGAAGTTGAAGAAGTTTGTTTTGAGAATGTATTCGACGTTTTCGGGGTTTGTTGTGACGATGGTACGACGGTTGCCGAGGAGAGGAACTAAGATGGTTTGAGACGGAGAGATACGCAGAAGTTCGGTATACCATTGGAGAAGGCGATGACGGTTCTTGTTGAAGGAGAGTATGGAGCCAATGAGTGGATACGATGGTGGTCCATAGGTGGTGGTTTCTTGAGCTTTTTTAGTTGAAGATGAATATAAATAGGAGACGATGATTATAATAAACGCCAGTATCATAAAACTTAGAAGAAATGCCATATTTTTGTAAGTGttcttgtttcctttgtttggtgttgttgttggagaaAATTTGTTAATGAGAGATTTTAaagtgtatgtgtgtgtgtgtgttcttggTGGGTATTGCGTGTGTGTAATTGTATGTATATAGGACGAGATAGGTGGCGGGTCCGACCAATCGGTCTCAAAAGATATCacgtttataattttttatttcttatgttaATACTTTGATCGACATGACACGGCATTATCTGTATAGGTATACGGTATTAGTAAACTTATTTTTTGTCCTCACTATACAACTTCTtatgaaaatatcaatattttattaaataaaataagatatacGATATTTTAAATCTGTACTTTACTAtatttttgaggttttttttacttctagATTACTTTTATCATTGGGTAGCGTGTCTCTATCCATAGCCGCATTTGTTTTCTAAATCCGACGTGTTGCAAACGCTTGGGAGACGCAGAGGTCAGAAAAGCTCATCAGCATCAGTACGTGGCATATTCTCCGTCAAAACCACgatagaaagtagaaaccatGCATGACGCCAAGAAAACAGACTATATTAAGTAAACTATATTCTACTGCACattttattaacatttataCATATGTTCTTTAAATGGTTAACAAATACTCAAATGATACGAAACATCTGAAAAACATCTAACAGCTGTTTCTAGGTTAATAGTATATAGTTGAAATTTGATTCGAAATTGCAAAAGATAGATCCAAAACATGATATACACTAGCTCCTGTTTACCTTTTTACATTATGTGTTATCCTCCTACTATAGATACTTTATCAGAACCCGAGCATACTTTTGATAAAATGTGTCGGGAGTTAAGTAAATCTCTAGccgaaatgaaaaaaaaaaagtagagatatatattgaaaaaaaagaaaacaaattctggaACGAGATTGATTGGGAGACAGACAAAACCGTTCCCACTTGAGAAAGGGAGCACGAGATTTATTTGTGCACGTGCTTCTTTAGACATAATCAGCAaagtcagttttttttctttctttcttcttctgtataCGATCTTGAGATAAAAGACGGTATGAAATTGATTATAAGCCACTCACGTACGTTGTCGTTGTGGATACCGTCTTCTCTTGCTTCGTTGCTCGTGCATGTTTGTGCACTAACTCATGACGGATATGAACAAAAACAACGGCGCCGTTCTATGAATTATATGAGCCAAGACAATTtgattgataacaaaaaaagaaagatttaagaaaagaaatagccgtttatttatttttcatttcaatAACTCTTATCAACTTCACCGTCCAATTTtaaagagatttttatttttatttttcttttatgaattttaaattatacagAGTGATCTTTCTCCAGATGTATTCAaaatttatgtgtgtgtgtttttttctaatatatgtatacaagttgttgttgttgtaatgtaTACAACATCTTCTCCTTGTTCTTGATTAGTATGatatttatattagaaaaattgttagaaatatcCGATAcagaaatatttaatatatcattttttacacaaaaatgagtatttttcaaaacttcTCAAAATGATGTATTAACCTGCTAGAATTGGTTATATGATTACTTAGGTACAACATTGACAGTaacacaaataaaatagaaactcATGAtattatacttttcaaaaatataagataaaaatttacatattaaaatacatatatgatatctaataactttttcttttaaccatCATCTTAATTTATATACTCTGTATGAATATTCATATATCTAAGAAAGTTAGATTTTATTGAACTGAGAAATTAAGAAATCTTTTTTGAGCTATTGACCTTCATTTGCTTATAGAATCTTGTATCTTTAATAGTTTTtgagtaataaaataatttatctcATAATATCAAAtagcaaataaacaaataagaaaatcaaaatacacaaagtaatatacattatattatatataaaaacttgaataaaaagcAAATAACAAACACTTATACTTTGATGTTAtaacaatgatttttattttcatatgtatattTACCAGATCATTTTGGCCAAGATGGAATAGAGTATAATTTATCGctttttctattaataaaatattttaatatgttttttagttttccctcatcttattatataaaccttgatgacaaaattactcattaataagatcgtgacacgtgtcaattatatcattcagatattgacacatgtcaattcattattaaaaaattttaaaataaaaatgtaaaaattcaaaacctaacctaaaaaggttttatataaaagtaaatagataaaataaaacctaattttatttaaaatctaattataagataaattatatatatatatatataccataaaattaaaaattataatattgtttacttattttaattttaagttgctatattacaagaaaaaggttactttttatataagataaaaaaataattgtgaaaattatacaattaactactgtttctaaaaaaaatgtaaatactcacctttacataaagaaaaagattgttgaagtaaaaaaaaaatagatcgtctcatatttttttcaccaatcaaattatttattcaaaaaactgctattgtaatatatatgataagagTAAGTATGTAAAATTAacgtatgtgtttttgtaacaataaaaatgttaaagtgaagagacatataataggttatttaatgtgttcataaaaataatttgttggtagtagttaagactaaagagtatattttaacagtaaaatatatttgtgtgtataaATAAACTTTTAGTGGTGATGTAGAcaatagatttgtaaatggatatacattagtgtattatagcaaaaaaaacaacaactattttctataactaaaagtttatctctttacttttatacattgtttttacttacaaaaataaataaatatatattctttgttaaatttaatttaattttaatacttttgaacttatctacaattattttctttaactaaaagtgtatctgtttttttttcaaccaaacaataaattaaaagaaagttCTTCGGTTAGTTGCCAAAGCCAGAGGGAAGGGTTTATAAAAgcaacttcagagataagagaatgcaaagcacgggcaagacaatccgccttcgAATTTGTCGcatgcgggatccaagagatggagaatagtggaaAAAAACTCCAGCGAATTAAACTCATAGAGCAAGTTGGAGAAGGATGGCCAATATTCAGGGGAATgtaccatagtgagtaactcagcatgTATCCGCTCCATAGCCCACAACAAtgcttctaactctgaatgcAGGGCGGAGGGGCTCcatcttag from Camelina sativa cultivar DH55 chromosome 9, Cs, whole genome shotgun sequence encodes:
- the LOC104711346 gene encoding cytochrome P450 94B3, with amino-acid sequence MAFLLSFMILAFIIIIVSYLYSSSTKKAQETTTYGPPSYPLIGSILSFNKNRHRLLQWYTELLRISPSQTILVPLLGNRRTIVTTNPENVEYILKTNFFNFPKGKPFTDLLGDLLGGGIFNVDGHSWSSQRKLASHEFSTRSLRSFAFEVLKDEVENRLVTVLSAAADVGTTLDLQDVLKRFAFDVVCKVSLGWDPDCLDLTRSVNPLVEAFDTAAEISARRATEPVYAVWKVKRVLNVGSERRLKEAIKTVHVLVSQIVRAKKKSLEIGTGEEAKQDLLSRFLAAGHDGEAVRDMVISFIMAGRDTTSAAMTWLFWSLTENDDVERKILEEVDPLVSLGLGFEDLKEMNYTKACLCEAMRLYPPVSWDSKHAANDDVLPDGTRLKKGDKVTYFPYGMGRMETLWGKDSEEFKPNRWFDYEPGSTQPVLKPVSPYKFPVFQAGPRVCVGKEMAFMQMKYVVGSVLSRFEIVPVNKDRPVFVPLLTAHMAGGLKVKIKRRRHILNSV